The nucleotide sequence ACTCTCTTTAAAGTACAATAAGGTTTTCATCTAAGAGCATCCTTTATTATATTTCAAAGCCCAAATATATTATGTTAGACAGAAGAGTTTATGATGCTTTATTTTGGTAGAATATATAATTACTAATAGGGACATAAGAACTTTTACCTAGAACATTTGTCAATcttatcaaacaattaattaattaaggaaATAGTTCAAActtttttctaacaattaaagaCACAGTCCATGTGGATAAGTTTGCAAGAAAGGGATCATCTCCGAATCCCTTCTACCAAGTTCTAGGGATCCATCAATCCGgacttttaaaatttgatcaaacggttaaagttattataacttttaaagtgaacCTATATttgtaaccgtttgatcaaatttcaaggatccaAATTGTTGGATCCCTAAAACTTGGTGGAAGGAATCAGGAGAGGATCGCTTTCCAAGTTTGCAAGTCATGTAGCAACAATTGAGCTATCTTTTTAATGAGTTTTATCATTAGTAAGGATAAATTCGCTACAAGGTTTGGAGAAAGTTAAAGTTTTGCAAAAGGCCTATATGTATATGTCAAACAACTTTCTTTTAATCTAATAACTTCACTAATTAATCACTACAGAGTGACTTAGTGGTTTGTGATGAAATCCAGGCCCATATATCACATAGCACGTCCTTCGTTCGATTCCTAAGACTAGTGAATTACACGATGATGGCCAAGAAGAGGTTGAAAGCCTTTGTGAATCTTCTCGATTCCAAAAGGATAGACCATTGTGGCAAAGACACCAGCTAACCtcctttaataaaataaaaaaataactttactaattaattaattataatatcTTCTTGTCTCCAAGACTATTCCTCCCTTTCCATTCTTTAAGTGGCCAACAATTACACATGGCTCTTATTTTAAGATTTACGGTTTATACCAGCTCAATAAGCCCCTTCGTTTATAAATTCGCCAATCTGGTTTATACCAGCTCAATAAGCCCCTTCGTTCATGTAAGCTCAACTGTGCAGTACTAGTTCCAACTTGTAATTTATAAATTCGACCAGAAAAACAAACTTGTAatctataattaaattaaaaacttcaatttcatcaaccaaagtaatatttaaaattttaattcttgCTACATAAATGAAAGAACTAGCTTAACTTATGATTACCATTTGATTAGTTGGGGTGTGGGACCTCGATTAGAGCACCATTAGTTGTGCAAATGTCTGAATATTGGTGCTTAAGTTGAGTTAATGACATTAGCACACTACTACTTTCTCGACAAGTCGTGACATGAAATGCTAGAAAGGCAAAATTGTCCCTCTTCCTCTCACCTCCTGAAGTGTTTGTATTCCAATGGCACTATCTTTTGTTTCATTCATTTGTACAatatattcttctttttctaTACCTTTATTGCCTCctttaaactttaaacattgATTATCTGTACTTGATGAGTATTAGTATCCCCACAAGTACAGATTAACATTGTAATCCTCCATTGAATCGACCATTGTCGGTCTGATCTATGCCATTCTGCATTATTTAGTTAGTAATCTGTCCGTTGCTCCTATTTAAAAACTCAAGGACTCTTGCCTGGTTCCATAAGCTAACTAACAAGTGGATTTCAATAACAGATCAAGGGTTACAAATGTTCATTATCTTTCTATATTGTAATTCAACTTTTCAGCTTTAGTCTGTAGTTGGCGCAGATTGAGTTGTCGCACATACATAAATCCTTAATGTAAAGATAATTAATAAGATAGATATATTCTCTTCCGTTATATTATGTTCTCAATCTGTCCAATATTTAGAACCATCTATATGATGTTTTAAGTTACACCATACTTTTAGattgttattttttgttaaCTGCTTATATCAATGTGAATCAGGACATGGGGAGGATCAGCTGGTTCATGAACCTTCTCTAATATTGTAGAAAGATGAAATGTGATGATTAATCAATTGTTCAATGGAATCCCAAATCCATTGCCAGCAGCCAGCTTTTCTAGTTCATGCAATGTAGTATATAGTTTATGCCATTTGGCCTGCCATTGAAGTtaattgatttacaaatttagcaggaaaaaaacaaagaagggatccaatcaaatataaaagaaaatgaaggggTGTGGcttaaataaaaatagaagatTACGCAATTTTAGCTTCTCAGAGTAGGATGTGAAAAACGTCTACCCTCAACAAAAAACATAGTCCTACACACTTAAGGAGCCCACCGCCCGTCCTTCCATttcaaatttattaaaaaaagaaaaataatacaaacGAAGATCAGAGGGTGAACCGTACCCTCGCAGAAAATTTATGCTTGGTGAGCCAATACAGAGAAAATTTGACAAACGTATTAGTGCTAAAACTAgtgttataaaagaaaaatgaagaccAACCAACATTCTCTCAACAAAAAGCAACCGAACTAGCAAAACCTGTAATTAGGTCGCGAAGAAAGGTTGTGAACATAAGCCAAAGCTGCACACCGGGTGGGGGCGCGAATCCCAAAATAAACTCACATAATGATTCACACCGAAGTTGGTCAAATTATCAGCAACTTGATGTTCCTCTCGAAAAAAAGAGTGACACAGAACATGcatgcgagagagagagaagagttaGACAATTAACCCAGCGAATCCGTAGACGCCATGGAATCCTATCACAAGGAGAAGGCAGAAAAATACTGTTAAAGAAGGGTCACATTCAATTCACAACTTTGTCAACCTTTTGCCCAGGCCAAATCCTCAGCATGAATAACCGCATACAACGCCACTTCAAAAAAAGAAGCAATTCCAATACAAGTCGCAAAACAACCTAAGCAACAACCAAAGTGATCTCAGAAAATACCCCCAATTCCTGCCAAATTAACCAGGAGCACTACAAGCCGCATCATGAAATAGGAATAGGTAACCATAAAACCTCAAGAATACCCCCTTAACCCCAATGACACGAAGAATACAATGTTCTGATACTATGTGTCGCATGGAAGTTGTGCTAAGGGGTGTGGCTTAAATGTTATGTAGCTCTCAGGTGTGTTAGTCGTTAAATTTAATTTCCACAACccaagatttttattttcaattttaattattgatttcTCGTACTACTCAGTATAAAGtacaattaaagaaaaattgtgaatgaagatatATATGGGTTTGGTTTGTGAAAGCTGATAGGCTCTTTTGTCATTTAAGGAATCTTATTTGAGAGCATGAAAATTTataggggtgtattcaattaggattttgagagattttaattcttttaatgaatttaggagtatttaatcagaattttaagtgattctctaaaattcaatgtgtattcaatcaggattttaagatattttattaaaatccttataaatctgggtgtattcaattagaattttaaagaggTTTATAACATttaaggtgtattcaattagaattttattttaaagagtttgaaaaaattgaggaattagagggaattgatgagatttcgtagtgtattttaagcatctacaaatctcacctctcccCATAAGATTTCGAGggaaatgaattaaaattttacatgtaatcTCTATAAATTAATTAGACTCCATAAAAACCCATGAATTTTTAAATCCATTGAAATCTCTCAAATTTCCAATTGAATACATCCCTATTGTCTGGCGAGAGAATTGAAAGAATAATCGTGAAGCGTTGTAGCCCATAAAGGAAACCTATTCTAATTAAATATTCATTGTAATATGATTAACACTGCCCCCACTCTCTAACTTTCTAAGTTCTCACAGTATTTATAAGCGTGGAGTGATGCTATGCGCATAGCAGAAATTAAGAGTTAAACACATTCTAATTCAAGCATAAACCAGATTAATTAAACTCTCTTAAAACATCATTTAGTATGACAGGTTCTGGTTCTCCTTGTGGAGCCTGCAAGTTCTTGAGAAGAAAATGTATTAGGGGTTGCATTTTTGCACCTTACTTCTGCCATGAACAAGGCGCCACCCACTTCGCGGCCATCCACAAGGTTTTCGGGGCAAGCAATGTGGCGAAATTGCTTGCTCAACTCCCCTTGAGTGATCGATGCAGAGCCGCGCTTACAATCTCATACGAAGCTCAAGCTAGGGTTCAAGATCCTATTTATGGCTGTGTTTCCCATATTTTTTCTCTCCAACAACAggttagtttaattaattaactacttAATCATTGAAACTATATCCCCTAATTAATTAACTTCTACTTCATTAATTTCAATAGATCGTGATGATTAATCTTATTTTTTGACTCTTGCAGGTTATCAGTTTAGAAGCACAACTAGCTTCAGTCAAGGAACAAGCAGCTAAAGGCTACTCCAGCAGTAACTTCCAAGGTTGGCATCAGTCGGAAAATTCCAACATACTGATGCCACAAAGTGTGATTAATGAATCAATGACACCATTATACTCCGGAAACAAGAATCCTAACTCTTTCGGGGCAAACGCAAATTTCATGATTCCACAAGTACTTGATGACATGTACGGAGATCCTTCTAATTCCATGTGCTCATTAGACATGCAGATGAGCAATATGTCATGGGGTTTTGATCAAGATCATGACTGACGACGGATCGTGAACTTCAGTCATCAGCAGCACTCGCCGGAATATTAATTAATGCAACAAATGTGAAgagggttttgcaaatttttattGAGACATAGGCTAGCTGACTAAGAACCCTAGGAGTGCTCATACAGCACTCacaaatattttttctaaaacaTGCTGTACGGTATTTTTCTCACCCTAATAATGTGATATGGCCAGTACTATATGTATGTCCTTAGCGGTTTTCAGGGTCCAATGAAGATAAAGGCATTGTTCTAATTATACCATCCCTATATTTCTCCATCTGCTTTCATGTTGTATTTGTTGGAGAATAGGATCTCATGACATCAGTCATAtgacaaaatatataatatacaatTAATCTATTCCACCTGCAATATATCACCCaggtcttttgtgataaaaccaaACATCAAGTAATAAGTGATTAAGTTAGAACAATATCGATAACGTTGGTGGTGAACCACCTATAAGTTTATCAATATATAATTAGTTAATGGTAATTCCAAATAGAATCCAATTTTCAATAATGAAGTAGGTGCTGATTAATATATCCATGAGACCTTGCTTCTCTTAACTCAAGTCTCTCAACGATTAAAGATCGAGCTCCCCCACCATCACTCACCCTTTGATAGGTATGTTGAAGCGACATTAGGCTGTATTCATGGCCTAGGCCAACCCTAGGCGCATAATATATATAGCATCCAAggttaatgacaaataattgtCTAGGCGTTGGAAAATTTTGCAGCACCAACTAATTCAACTCGAACAATCGTACATGTGAGTCCCATTATGATATAAACCTAATTCCTCTTGACTTTAGAAAAAGTTACTTGTGAATGCGTTGCATTACAAGTGAGATGCCAAGATAAAAGGAACAAAGGGGTATAATGGACAAGGaattaataacataaaatcATTTGCAtctattgtcaattgattttgaGTTGGATATTCTGATTATACCATTTTACCACATTATGCAATTAAGTCACGAATTTTCATGTAAATTGGGTGTATACACCCTTTTTCAGGCTTCTCTATATTTTGATCCTTACCTCACTTAAGTGTCATAAAGGCCAATTCCACAAGTAGcattaaaaaaatgtttcacTTTAAAGTTAAGTAGTAAAACGTTTTGCCATTTAGTACtatagtctagtggtattcctatTCACTAGGAAGTGAGAGCTCTTagattcgaatctcgtggatggcgaattcgataccaaattaggctgcccattatatggcttagccgaactctccCTTTTCTTAGTATAAAAATAACGATGTACTAAAAATTAAGAGCAGTAACACCACTGCAAgtaccaccatcaccatcacaaTCACACCATCAGTGCCACCAAGCCCCCCTTCCCCCCACCAAAACCATTACCATAAATGCAAGTCCTTTTACTAAACTGATTAATACATAACTATTTGACATCATGTTCATTTTAGACATTTCAGGCAGCTACAAAAGTTCTACATCAAATTTACTAAATGATGTGacactatttttcatattcACATAACTTTTGAAATACAATTTGCTAAATGCTTAACTATATTTTTAACTTTACAAACTTATTAATTTCAAAACCCAAGtagttttataaaaaataaaaaataaaaactacaacaataCCGAATTGACCCTTAGTCTTATTGTGATGGGAACTTTAGAACTGTAAATACAACTACAATGAACACATCTAGTCAGTGTGGGGAAGAGAAGTGAATTTAATAGAAAGAAATCCTTAAGGTTTTCAAGGTTCAATATAGTCAAGGCCAAAGGGAATAATCCAGAGAAAGAATCATGTTAAGATCCGTCAAAGTTCAAACTAAGCTTGACCCCATGGTCCCTTGCTAAACTCACAAGTTACAATTAAAACAACGTTTTGTAGGACCTTATTATCTCCTAACATAATTACTGCCATAGGCTAATTAGTTGGT is from Malus sylvestris chromosome 5, drMalSylv7.2, whole genome shotgun sequence and encodes:
- the LOC126624400 gene encoding LOB domain-containing protein CRL1-like, with protein sequence MTGSGSPCGACKFLRRKCIRGCIFAPYFCHEQGATHFAAIHKVFGASNVAKLLAQLPLSDRCRAALTISYEAQARVQDPIYGCVSHIFSLQQQVISLEAQLASVKEQAAKGYSSSNFQGWHQSENSNILMPQSVINESMTPLYSGNKNPNSFGANANFMIPQVLDDMYGDPSNSMCSLDMQMSNMSWGFDQDHD